The following proteins are encoded in a genomic region of Necator americanus strain Aroian chromosome II, whole genome shotgun sequence:
- a CDS encoding hypothetical protein (NECATOR_CHRII.G6459.T1): MLNELNEAGKRIGLRINRKKTQFTKNAYCEDGGVQLEGSQIVETSSYVYLGRSMNMENDLKEELNRRMRAAWAAFAAVREATDQLTDQDLRAHLFDSTVLPALCYAAETWADTAATSRKLLTTHRALERCLLKFYRRPQHLAGLRSSDLRGMSRLHDPAEYVSKAKHRWAGHIMRRIDDRWTKRTLKWILRDAKRPRGRPPTKWGDVFATRMDQLRAQLDTAQGLFSW; this comes from the coding sequence atgctcaacgaattgaacgaagcagggaagagaataggactacgaataaacagaaagaaaacacagttcacgaagaacgcctactgcgaggacggaggagtacaacttgaaggctcccaaatcgtggaaacttcgtcatacgtataccttggacgttcaatgaacatggaaaacgacttgaaggaagaactaaatagaagaatgagagcagcatgggcagcattcgcagccgtcagggaagctacggaccaactgacggaccaagatcttcgtgcccatctgttcgactcgacagtccttccagcgctctgttacgcagcggagacgtgggcagacaccgcggccacgtctaggaagctacttactacccacagagcccttgagagatgtctcctgaagttttaCCGGCGcccacaacacctagccggtcttcgtagctccgacttaagaggaatgtcccgtcttcacgacccagcggaatatgtatcgaaagcaaaacatagatgggccggtcacatcatgagaagaatcgacgatagatggactaaaagaacgctaaagTGGATCctaagggacgctaaacgcccccgagggagaccgccaacaaaatggggtgacgtgttcgctacacggatggaccagctgagagctcagctggatacggctcaaggttTATTCTCCTGGTGA
- a CDS encoding hypothetical protein (NECATOR_CHRII.G6460.T2): MPLAIRDTLHNGLPPHSGVDVTLGVELRCTAEGGRRPVVKGKLAVAWLLSLGKNLLATPAYSLPQYPAHWALPSQTSDGTTTGDRRSNLMLFRTSSIVEKGDTRTTRREDCLRLCTYNARTVSTDADLHALLGAAERIKFHSAGDQVQKERRMNDGKLVIRGEKVPPRNVGGVGFVVHPSVVHLVDSHEMLSPRLAILRLRPLRQKSISIINCYSPTSAADESELDACYEELEEVVRNEKSYKFVVADFNAKLGKATEEYRTGRFGLGDRNENGNRLAGLLSAAHLFHGNSLFMKKDHRRWTWESLNNATRAEIDHILTNRRWCLLDISVVPSFCSGSDHRLLRAKIRLSHTMERNICYRQRRRKEVVFDDCVLEDSLSQGDWHIEEDPNVDYEMLLRGLRACAERASKPRTTNLDRISKATKELLERRKALKLDPNASHIEWLVANTSCRKALQEDLMKYRQKKILEAAQRRTSLKKCRRDLREYNIPLATLLSEDGTRTSSRREMEIITERFYSNLFRSSTPMSSTIIPTGEAPPRILPSEVRVAIKSMKPGTAPGPDFISTDSLRAGGHQLHAILAAHMTSYLQKERIPDQWSTSRNRSYPQERMVDEAQPQEQAGFRQRFSCLDHIQTLSRVIEVCREYRLPLVLTFIDYEKTFDSVETNAISAGRSRRVRVVASLQ, translated from the exons ATGCCATTAGCAATACGTGACaccctccacaacggtttaccgcctcatagtggcgtggatgtgacactgggcgtcgaactgcgatgcacagcagag ggtgggcgacgacctgtggtgaaaggtaagctcgccgtggcatggctgcttagtttggggaaaaatcttcttgccactccagcatattcactgcctcagtaccctgcacactgggccctgccgtctcagacgtcggacggtacaACGACCGGTGacaggcgatcaaatctcatgTTGTTCAGGACGTCTTCGATTGTGGAAAAAGGCGATACTCGCACGACTCGTCGTgaagactgtctcagactgtgtacttacaacgcgagaacagtttccacagacgctgacctgcatgcccttctcggagctgcagagcgtatcaaatttcactctgcgggagaccaagtgcagaaggagcgacgtatgAATGACGGTaaactcgtcattcgtggagagaaggttccgccgcgaaatgtaggcggtgttggttttgttgtgcacccatctgtcgtccatctcgtcgattctcacgagatgctgtcacctcgtctggccattcttcgcctccgccctctgcgccaaaaatccatcagtatcatcaactgctactcaccaacatcagcagctgatgaatccgaattggacgcgtgttacgaggagctggaggaagtagtccgcaacgagaagtcctacaaattcgttgttgcagacttcaacgcaaaactaggaaaggccacagaggaatacaggactggaagatttggactaggagaccggaatgaaaatggcaatcgtctcgctgggctgttgtccgccgctcacctctttcatgggaattctcttttcatgaagaaagatcatcgtcggtggacatgggaatcgctcaataacgcgactcgtgcggagatcgaccacatactcaccaaccggaggtggtgtctacttgacatctcagtagtaccatccttttgtagtggttctgatcaccgtctccttcgtgcgaaaatacgtcttagccacacgatggaaaggaacatctgctatcggcagcgaaggagaaaagaagtcgtcttcgacgattgcgtactcgaggactccttgtcccaaggtgactggcacatcgaggaggacccaaacgtggactacgagatgctgctcagaggattacgagcctgtgctgaacgtgcctcgaagccgcgcacgacaaacttggatcgaatttcgaaggccaccaaggaattgttggaaagaagaaaggctTTGaagcttgatccgaatgcgtCGCACATTGAgtggttagtagcaaacactagctgcagaaaagcgttgcaagAGGATCTtatgaagtacaggcagaagaagattctggaagcagcacaaagaagaacaagtctgaagaagtgccgcagggatctccgcgaatataatattccactagcaaccttgctgagcgaagacgggactcgcacgtcttctcgtcgtgagatggaaatcataacggagaggttctactcgaaccttttccgttcatcaactcctatGTCAAGcacgatcatccccactggcgaagctccaccacggattctcccttcggaagtacgagtcgctatcaagagcatgaaacctggcacagcccccggtcctgattttatatcaacaGACTCTCtccgggctggtggccatcaaCTTCATgcaatcttagcagcgcacatgacatcctaccttcagaaagaaaggatcccagaccagtggagtACCTCGCgtaaccgttcttatccacaagaaag GATggtggatgaagcccagcctcaagaacaagctggattccgtcagagGTTCAgttgcttggaccacatccagaccttgtcgagggtcatagaggtttgccgggaataccgcctgccccttgttctaaccttcatcgactatgagaaaacctttgacagcgtagaaacgaatgcaatcagcgctggtcgatcaaggcgGGTACGCGTCGTAGCGTCATtgcaatga
- a CDS encoding hypothetical protein (NECATOR_CHRII.G6460.T1), giving the protein MPLAIRDTLHNGLPPHSGVDVTLGVELRCTAEGGRRPVVKGKLAVAWLLSLGKNLLATPAYSLPQYPAHWALPSQTSDGTTTGDRRSNLMLFRTSSIVEKGDTRTTRREDCLRLCTYNARTVSTDADLHALLGAAERIKFHSAGDQVQKERRMNDGKLVIRGEKVPPRNVGGVGFVVHPSVVHLVDSHEMLSPRLAILRLRPLRQKSISIINCYSPTSAADESELDACYEELEEVVRNEKSYKFVVADFNAKLGKATEEYRTGRFGLGDRNENGNRLAGLLSAAHLFHGNSLFMKKDHRRWTWESLNNATRAEIDHILTNRRWCLLDISVVPSFCSGSDHRLLRAKIRLSHTMERNICYRQRRRKEVVFDDCVLEDSLSQGDWHIEEDPNVDYEMLLRGLRACAERASKPRTTNLDRISKATKELLERRKALKLDPNASHIEWLVANTSCRKALQEDLMKYRQKKILEAAQRRTSLKKCRRDLREYNIPLATLLSEDGTRTSSRREMEIITERFYSNLFRSSTPMSSTIIPTGEAPPRILPSEVRVAIKSMKPGTAPGPDFISTDSLRAGGHQLHAILAAHMTSYLQKERIPDQWSTSRNRSYPQER; this is encoded by the exons ATGCCATTAGCAATACGTGACaccctccacaacggtttaccgcctcatagtggcgtggatgtgacactgggcgtcgaactgcgatgcacagcagag ggtgggcgacgacctgtggtgaaaggtaagctcgccgtggcatggctgcttagtttggggaaaaatcttcttgccactccagcatattcactgcctcagtaccctgcacactgggccctgccgtctcagacgtcggacggtacaACGACCGGTGacaggcgatcaaatctcatgTTGTTCAGGACGTCTTCGATTGTGGAAAAAGGCGATACTCGCACGACTCGTCGTgaagactgtctcagactgtgtacttacaacgcgagaacagtttccacagacgctgacctgcatgcccttctcggagctgcagagcgtatcaaatttcactctgcgggagaccaagtgcagaaggagcgacgtatgAATGACGGTaaactcgtcattcgtggagagaaggttccgccgcgaaatgtaggcggtgttggttttgttgtgcacccatctgtcgtccatctcgtcgattctcacgagatgctgtcacctcgtctggccattcttcgcctccgccctctgcgccaaaaatccatcagtatcatcaactgctactcaccaacatcagcagctgatgaatccgaattggacgcgtgttacgaggagctggaggaagtagtccgcaacgagaagtcctacaaattcgttgttgcagacttcaacgcaaaactaggaaaggccacagaggaatacaggactggaagatttggactaggagaccggaatgaaaatggcaatcgtctcgctgggctgttgtccgccgctcacctctttcatgggaattctcttttcatgaagaaagatcatcgtcggtggacatgggaatcgctcaataacgcgactcgtgcggagatcgaccacatactcaccaaccggaggtggtgtctacttgacatctcagtagtaccatccttttgtagtggttctgatcaccgtctccttcgtgcgaaaatacgtcttagccacacgatggaaaggaacatctgctatcggcagcgaaggagaaaagaagtcgtcttcgacgattgcgtactcgaggactccttgtcccaaggtgactggcacatcgaggaggacccaaacgtggactacgagatgctgctcagaggattacgagcctgtgctgaacgtgcctcgaagccgcgcacgacaaacttggatcgaatttcgaaggccaccaaggaattgttggaaagaagaaaggctTTGaagcttgatccgaatgcgtCGCACATTGAgtggttagtagcaaacactagctgcagaaaagcgttgcaagAGGATCTtatgaagtacaggcagaagaagattctggaagcagcacaaagaagaacaagtctgaagaagtgccgcagggatctccgcgaatataatattccactagcaaccttgctgagcgaagacgggactcgcacgtcttctcgtcgtgagatggaaatcataacggagaggttctactcgaaccttttccgttcatcaactcctatGTCAAGcacgatcatccccactggcgaagctccaccacggattctcccttcggaagtacgagtcgctatcaagagcatgaaacctggcacagcccccggtcctgattttatatcaacaGACTCTCtccgggctggtggccatcaaCTTCATgcaatcttagcagcgcacatgacatcctaccttcagaaagaaaggatcccagaccagtggagtACCTCGCgtaaccgttcttatccacaagaaaggtga